GCGGATGTCCTTGGGGAGGCATCCGCCGCCGAACCCGATGCCGGCCCCGAGGAAGCGGCGGCCGATGCGTGCGTCGTGCCCGATCGCGTCGGCGAGCTGGGTGACGTCTGCGCCGGTGGACTCGGCGATCTCGGCCATCGCGTTGATGAAGCTGATCTTGGTGGCCAGGAACGCGTTGGCGGCGACCTTGACCAGCTCGGCGGTGGCGTAGTCGGTGACGATGAACGGCGTGTCCTTCGCGATCGCGGTGTGGTACACCTCGCGCAGGACCGCGGTCGCCTGCTCGCCGGCCGGCCCCGCGGGGACGCCGGCGACGAGCCGGTCGGGGTCGATGGTGTCCTGCACGGCGAAGCCCTCGCGGAGGAACTCGGGGTTCCACACCAGCGTCGCGCCGGTGGGCGCGACCTTCTCGGCCAGGGCGGCGGCGGTGCCCACCGGGACGGTGGACTTCCCGGCGACGATGTCACCGGCGTTCAGGTGCGGGACGAGCGCGTCCACGGCCGCGTTGACGTACGTGAGGTCGGCGGCGTAGCCGTCCTTCTGCTGCGGGGTGCCCACGCCGACGAAGTGCACGGCGGAGCCTGCGGCGTCGGCGAAGTCGGTGGAGAACCGCAACCGGCCCGAGGCGATGCCCTCGGTGAGGATCTCCTGCAGTCCCGGCTCGAAGAATGGCGCGCGCCCGGCCTGCAGCGACTCGATCTTGCCGGCGTCGACGTCGATGCCGACCACCTCGTGCCCGATCGACGCCATCGCCGCCGCATGCACAGCGCCGAGATAACCACAGCCGATGACAGAAAGACGCACGGGGAACTCCAGGATTTCTTTGGTGGTAAGGGGTCAGTCGACGGACTCGGTCAGCGGCGCCATGGTGCGGAAGGACGCGTCGCGCGAGATGGCGCGCCCATCGCGCAGTCCGCGCCACAGGTTGCTCGTGCCACGCACTGTCCGCTCCACGAACAGGAGCCGGATGAGCTCCTTGCCGAAGGTCAGCGAGGTGCCCAGGCCGAACAGGACGGGCTGGTACACGCCGAGCGCGCGATAGTACTTCTTCATGATCGCGCGGTTGCGCATGATGTAGTAGCGGTACGCGTTGCTCGACGCGTTCATGTGGCGGATGCCCATGTCCCACTGCTTGATCTCGCGGGTGCGCCGCAGCACGAACTCGTCCACGATGACGGACTGCGTCTTGCGCGAGGCCAGCCAGCCGTAGAGCTGGTCGTCCCAGTAGATGAAGAACCGGGGGTCGGGCAGGCCGATCTGGCGGACGATGTCGCGGTGGATGAACATCCCCTCGAAGCATCCGGAGTTCATCGGCTTGTAGCCGGACTCGTCGAAGCCCGCCGGCGCGAAGGGGATCGGGATGCCCATGCGCTCGGCGATGCGGTACTGCCAGTAGAACTCGCTGCCGTCGAAGTCGTAGCGCCGGCCCTGGATGCTCCGGAAGCGCGGAGCCCACCGGCCCATCTTGGCCAGGCCGTCGCCGATCACCTCGACGTCGTCGTCCATCAGCCAGATCCACTCGGACCCCAGCTCGTAGGCGACCCGCACGCCCTCGCTGAACCCGCCCGAGCCGCCGGTGTTGGTCTCGAGACGTCGGTAGACGATCGTGGTGCCGATGCGGTCGCGGAAGGACTCGACGACCTCGCCGGTGTCGTCCGACGACGCGTTGTCGACGATGACCACGTGCCCGGGCTTCGGGTCCATCTCGGAGATGCTCGTGAGAAGACGCGTCAGAAGTCCGGACCGGTTGTAGGTGACCACGGCGATCGTCGCCGAGGCGGGGTCGAAGGCGCCACTGCTCGCATCGTGCGAGTCCGTCATCGCTGCGCCTCGAAGATGCGCCGCCACGACTCCACCGACGTGAGGTCGTCGAGGGCGGCGCGGTACTGCTCGGCGAGCTTCGGCCAGCGACGCTTGAGCTTCCAGTGCAGGGTCACCGTGTCGATGATCCCGCGGCGGAAGCGGGCGCGGTCGCGCGTGTAGATATTCTTGCCGGAGCCGTCGGCCGCGCTCACCAGCGCGCTGTCGTAGAGCGGGAGCCGCCACCAGTTCGCGTCGCCCTTGCCGAACTCGACCTCGGGCTGGGCGACGTTCTCCGGACGCGGTTTGTGGAACCAGTGCGACAGCAGGGTGCTCGCGGTGAACCAGCGCAGCATGACGCCCTCGGGGCTGTCGAAGACATTGCGCTTGAGCCGTGTGTAGACCTGCCGGCCGCGGCGGGCGCGCAGGATGACGTCGGTCTCCTTGTGCACGACCGTCTCGGGGAACTCCTTCGCGACCCGGCGGGCCTCCGGCATGGCGGTGGCGAGGTTGGCGGGCATGTGGGATGGACCCGAGAGCACGTCGGCCAGGGCCCTCCTGCGCAGTTCGACCGGGTAGTACTGCATCATCATCAGGTGCTTCAGGTCGATGCGGCGGCTGTGGCGGAGGAGGGTGCCGCCGTGCGGCGTGTGAGAGTGCAGCAACGCCGCGACCAGGCGGTTGCGGGAGTGGAAGTACGCCTGCCAGTCGATCGCGTCGTCCTTGCCCAGCCACGACACGTGCCAGAGCGCGACGCCGGGCATCGACACGGTCGGGTAGCCGGCGCGTCCCGCGCGAAGGCAGAACTCGGCGTCGTCCCACTTGATGAAGGCGGGAAGGGCGAGGCCCACCTTCCGGATCGTCTCGACCGGGATCAGGCACATCCACCAGCCGTTGTAGTCCGCGTCCATGCGCATGTGCAGGATCGGGGTCTGGCGCAGGTTGGTCTCGCCGAAGTTGTGCGGCATCCGCTCCTGGAAGAGGTTGCGCCACATGAACGGGACGTCGTCGACGACCTCCGCCCAGGCGTGCAGCTTCGGCCGGTCCAGCAGATCGAACATGTGGCCTCCGACGAGCGTCGGAGACGTGGTGAACCGCCCGAACATGATCGAGCGGCGCAGCGACTCCGGCTCGATCTTGACGTCGTCGTCGAGGAGCTGGACGAAGTCGCTGTCGGGGCGCTCGAGCGTCTCGTACATGGCGCGCGCGAAGCCGCCCGAGCCGCCCAGGTTGGGCTGCGTGATGATCTGAAGCGTCTCGCCGAGCGCGGCCGAGACGGTCGGGTAGTCGGCCTCCGCGTCGACGCGCTGCGTCCCCTGGTCCACGACGAAGACGCGATCGACCAGTTCGAGCACGTCGGGGGAGTCGGCGAGGTTGCGCAGCGTCTCGATGCAGTAGTCGGGCTTGTTGTAGGTGGTGATGCCGATCGAGGCCTTGCCGGTGCGGGCCGGCTCCTGATCGGTGGTCCACTCGGCGCCCTCGAACAGGACGGTCTCGTCGTCGGCGACGATGTCGAACCACATCCAGCCGCCGTCGCTGTACTGGGTGAGTTCGAGGTTGAACGACGTCTCGGCGTCGCCGCTCACCTCGGCCGTGTCGACGCGCTGCGAGGTTCCGCCGCCGTTGGAGCGGTACACCAGGATCGTCGCGGTGCCCGTCGTGCGGACGGTGAGCCGCACGCGCCGCACGGCGGTCCAGTGCTGCCAGTACGAGGCGGGGAAGCCGTTGAAGTAGCTGCCGAACGAGACGCGGCGACCGGCGACGATGCGCGCTCGCTCGCGTCCCAGCACGTTGCCGATGTGTGCGCGGTTGGAGACGCGGACGAACTCCTCGTCGATGATCGACCAGGTCTCGGGGTCGACGTAGAGGGGCAGCAGGTCCGGGTCGCGCTCCTGGGGGAGGACGACCTTCTGGAGGACGTGGTTCAAGACAGCTCCGGGGGTGGGAGACGGGGATCGGACGGCCAAGAGAGAAGCCTACCTTGGCAGCCTGAGCGCGCCGTCGTCGGTCGCGGTCAG
This region of Microbacterium thalassium genomic DNA includes:
- a CDS encoding glycosyltransferase, translated to MTDSHDASSGAFDPASATIAVVTYNRSGLLTRLLTSISEMDPKPGHVVIVDNASSDDTGEVVESFRDRIGTTIVYRRLETNTGGSGGFSEGVRVAYELGSEWIWLMDDDVEVIGDGLAKMGRWAPRFRSIQGRRYDFDGSEFYWQYRIAERMGIPIPFAPAGFDESGYKPMNSGCFEGMFIHRDIVRQIGLPDPRFFIYWDDQLYGWLASRKTQSVIVDEFVLRRTREIKQWDMGIRHMNASSNAYRYYIMRNRAIMKKYYRALGVYQPVLFGLGTSLTFGKELIRLLFVERTVRGTSNLWRGLRDGRAISRDASFRTMAPLTESVD
- a CDS encoding glycosyltransferase → MNHVLQKVVLPQERDPDLLPLYVDPETWSIIDEEFVRVSNRAHIGNVLGRERARIVAGRRVSFGSYFNGFPASYWQHWTAVRRVRLTVRTTGTATILVYRSNGGGTSQRVDTAEVSGDAETSFNLELTQYSDGGWMWFDIVADDETVLFEGAEWTTDQEPARTGKASIGITTYNKPDYCIETLRNLADSPDVLELVDRVFVVDQGTQRVDAEADYPTVSAALGETLQIITQPNLGGSGGFARAMYETLERPDSDFVQLLDDDVKIEPESLRRSIMFGRFTTSPTLVGGHMFDLLDRPKLHAWAEVVDDVPFMWRNLFQERMPHNFGETNLRQTPILHMRMDADYNGWWMCLIPVETIRKVGLALPAFIKWDDAEFCLRAGRAGYPTVSMPGVALWHVSWLGKDDAIDWQAYFHSRNRLVAALLHSHTPHGGTLLRHSRRIDLKHLMMMQYYPVELRRRALADVLSGPSHMPANLATAMPEARRVAKEFPETVVHKETDVILRARRGRQVYTRLKRNVFDSPEGVMLRWFTASTLLSHWFHKPRPENVAQPEVEFGKGDANWWRLPLYDSALVSAADGSGKNIYTRDRARFRRGIIDTVTLHWKLKRRWPKLAEQYRAALDDLTSVESWRRIFEAQR
- a CDS encoding UDP-glucose dehydrogenase family protein, which produces MRLSVIGCGYLGAVHAAAMASIGHEVVGIDVDAGKIESLQAGRAPFFEPGLQEILTEGIASGRLRFSTDFADAAGSAVHFVGVGTPQQKDGYAADLTYVNAAVDALVPHLNAGDIVAGKSTVPVGTAAALAEKVAPTGATLVWNPEFLREGFAVQDTIDPDRLVAGVPAGPAGEQATAVLREVYHTAIAKDTPFIVTDYATAELVKVAANAFLATKISFINAMAEIAESTGADVTQLADAIGHDARIGRRFLGAGIGFGGGCLPKDIRAFSARAEELGRGESVAFLRQVDEINLRRRERAAQLVVDALDGSVYGRKVTVLGAAFKPHSDDIRDSPALDVAVRLHGLGAVVTVTDPEAIENARRVHPQLTYVHDRDEALTGADAVIVVTEWDQYRRELDPAHAASLVDGTIVVDGRNCLDPAAWRAAGWTYSGMGRP